In Sorghum bicolor cultivar BTx623 chromosome 8, Sorghum_bicolor_NCBIv3, whole genome shotgun sequence, one genomic interval encodes:
- the LOC8072901 gene encoding E3 SUMO-protein ligase SIZ2 isoform X2, with product MASPDDPVLAACKNNLSHFRIKELKDVLDQLGLSKQGKKQDLVDRVMAVLISQQDEETNGLPKAKMVLKIVEDTFRKMQEATNTVTPSRSHGSVKPKKKPESAQAVKVRCPCGDSKPNDSMIKCIDPQCNMWQHVGCVIIPDAEKSADNISPELPSCFYCEVCRLSRADPFWVTMHHLLLPVLIGPSTVAADGSYTVQYTAKSFQLSRTNREMLQQAECDVQVWCILLSDKVPFRMQWPLHSDMQVNGIYVRVVNRQPHQKLGANGRDDGPLLTDYLKEGPNKISLSRNDSRTFCLGIRIAKRRSLEQVLNLVPKEQDGEKFDDALARVRRCVGGGAEANNADSDSDIEVVADSVSVNLRCPMTASRIQIAGRFKPCAHMGCFDLEAFIEINQRSRKWQCPICLKNYSLENIIIDPYFNRITSLIKSCGDGTSEIDVKPDGSWRVKGRAELKDLVQWHQPDGTLSVATDTAAKPEICIVKHEVKEEPLSEEVGCLKLGLRKKSNGQWEISKIGDADLVPSSGNDHSRYNENKNCITLSSNIGDTNITDEGYNLEPATNGDPTTHVHDLDSSSSDQNGPPASTGQDIIVLSDSDDDDVMVLSPGAVNCGSTHDTGNMFPLNTPENLGVCSEQTGVCPKESSFVALREGFGDLGLSFWECPRSPRDDPTSQILDTSTKATDNPGEVENYPANDQPKQGPVSGAVEANPVPVEDEHDSALHPCPSNERDSAMGLANLGADTETCVDVHSDKWTDVSISGSGEDFTSAKIASKKRNNPGDRITALDGSLVGSANDDESARERDGPFSPPQQRSVRPRVILDIASDSD from the exons ATGGCGTCGCCGGACGACCCCGTGCTCGCCGCTTGCAAG AACAACTTGAGCCACTTCAGAATAAAAGAACTCAAGGATGTCCTTGATCAGCTTGGACTTTCGAAGCAAGGAAAGAAGCAG GATCTAGTGGACAGAGTTATGGCAGTATTGATCAGTCAGCAAGATGAAG AAACCAATGGTTTACCAAAGGCAAAAATGGTGCTGAAAATAGTGGAGGACACTTTTAG aaaaatgcaagaggcTACAAATACTGTAACGCCCTCAAGGAGCCACGGCAGtgttaagcctaaaaagaaacctGAGTCTGCTCAGGCAGTTAAGGTTCGTTGCCCTTGTGGTGACTCCAAGCCAAATGATTCCATGATTAAG TGTATTGATCCACAATGCAACATGTGGCAACATGTTGGCTGTGTTATCATACCCGATGCTGAGAAGTCTGCAGACAATATTTCTCCTGAATTACCTTCCTGCTTTTATTGTGAAGTGTGCCGACTTAGCAGGGCTGATCC TTTTTGGGTCACCATGCACCATCTATTACTCCCTGTCTTAATAGGACCCTCTACTGTAGCAGCAGACGG GTCATATACTGTACAGTATACCGCAAAAAGCTTTCAGCTTTCAAGAACTAATAGAGAAATGCTACAGCAAGCTGAATGTGATGTTCAG GTTTGGTGTATCCTTCTCAGTGACAAAGTGCCTTTTAGGATGCAGTGGCCTTTACACTCTGACATGCAAGTTAATG GTATTTATGTTAGGGTGGTTAACAGGCAACCCCACCAAAAGTTAGGGGCCAATGGTAGAGACGATGGTCCACTA TTAACAGATTACCTGAAGGAGGGACCTAACAAGATTTCTCTATCGAGAAATGACTCTCGTACTTTCTGTTTGGGGATCAGAATTGCCAAGAGGAGATCTCTAGAACAG GTCCTAAATTTGGTGCCAAAGGAACAAGATGGTGAAAAGTTTGATGATGCCCTTGCTCGTGTGCGTCGCTGTGTTGGTGGTGGAGCTGAGGCAAATAATGCAGACAGTGATAGTGATATCGAAGTTGTGGCTGATTCTGTCTCCGTGAATCTTCGGTGCCCT ATGACTGCTTCAAGGATCCAGATTGCTGGTAGGTTCAAGCCCTGTGCTCACATGGGTTGTTTTGATTTAGAAGCTTTTATTGAAATAAACCAACGTTCCCGGAAG TGGCAATGTCCAATTTGCCTGAAGAATTACTCTCTAGAGAACATAATAATTGATCCTTACTTCAATCGCATTACTTCTTTG ATCAAAAGTTGTGGAGATGGTACGTCTGAAATTGATGTCAAGCCTGATGGTTCCTGGAGAGTTAAGGGCAGAGCTGAACTGAAGGACCTTGTACAGTGGCATCAACCAGATGGTACTCTCTCTGTGGCCACAGATACAGCAGCCAAACCTGAAATTTGCATTGTAAAGCATGAGGTTAAAGAAGAGCCGCTGTCTGAAGAGGTGGGATGTCTTAAGTTGGGACTTAGGAAAAAAAGCAACGGCCAGTGGGAAATTAGCAAGATAGGGGATGCTGATCTGGTGCCATCTTCTGGTAATGACCATTCAAGAtacaatgaaaacaaaaactgcaTCACTCTCTCAAGCAATATTGGTGATACAAACATTACAGATGAAGGTTATAATTTAGAGCCAGCAACAAATGGTGATCCTACAACCCATGTCCATGATCTTGATTCTTCATCCTCAGATCAAAATGGTCCTCCAGCATCAACAGGGCAGGATATAATAGTTTTGAGTGActcggatgatgatgatgtcatGGTGTTGTCTCCTGGTGCTGTGAACTGTGGCTCGACGCATGACACTggaaatatgtttccactcaacACACCTGAAAATTTAGGAGTGTGTAGCGAACAAACTGGTGTATGCCCAAAGGAAAGCTCATTTGTTGCATTAAGAGAAGGTTTTGGTGACCTGGGATTGTCCTTTTGGGAATGTCCTAGGAGTCCCCGAGATGATCCTACTTCCCAGATACTTGATACCAGTACAAAGGCAACAGATAATCCAGGTGAAGTGGAAAACTACCCTGCCAATGATCAACCTAAGCAAGGCCCAGTTTCTGGGGCGGTAGAAGCAAACCCGGTGCCAGTGGAAGATGAACATGATAGCGCATTGCATCCTTGTCCATCAAATGAAAGAGATAGTGCCATGGGTCTTGCTAACCTGGGAGCAGACACTGAAACATGTGTTGATGTCCATTCCGACAAATGGACAGATGTCAGCATTAGTGGCTCTGGTGAAGATTTCACTAGTGCCAAAATTGCATCTAAGAAAAGGAACAATCCTGGAGACAGAATAACAGCTTTAGATG GTTCACTTGTCGGAAGTGCAAATGACGATGAGAGCGCCCGAGAGAGAGATGGTCCTTTCTCACCACCACAGCAGCGTTCAGTTCGGCCAAGAGTGATACTAGACATTGCCTCAGATTCTGATTAG
- the LOC8072901 gene encoding E3 SUMO-protein ligase SIZ2 isoform X1, whose translation MASPDDPVLAACKNNLSHFRIKELKDVLDQLGLSKQGKKQDLVDRVMAVLISQQDEASETNGLPKAKMVLKIVEDTFRKMQEATNTVTPSRSHGSVKPKKKPESAQAVKVRCPCGDSKPNDSMIKCIDPQCNMWQHVGCVIIPDAEKSADNISPELPSCFYCEVCRLSRADPFWVTMHHLLLPVLIGPSTVAADGSYTVQYTAKSFQLSRTNREMLQQAECDVQVWCILLSDKVPFRMQWPLHSDMQVNGIYVRVVNRQPHQKLGANGRDDGPLLTDYLKEGPNKISLSRNDSRTFCLGIRIAKRRSLEQVLNLVPKEQDGEKFDDALARVRRCVGGGAEANNADSDSDIEVVADSVSVNLRCPMTASRIQIAGRFKPCAHMGCFDLEAFIEINQRSRKWQCPICLKNYSLENIIIDPYFNRITSLIKSCGDGTSEIDVKPDGSWRVKGRAELKDLVQWHQPDGTLSVATDTAAKPEICIVKHEVKEEPLSEEVGCLKLGLRKKSNGQWEISKIGDADLVPSSGNDHSRYNENKNCITLSSNIGDTNITDEGYNLEPATNGDPTTHVHDLDSSSSDQNGPPASTGQDIIVLSDSDDDDVMVLSPGAVNCGSTHDTGNMFPLNTPENLGVCSEQTGVCPKESSFVALREGFGDLGLSFWECPRSPRDDPTSQILDTSTKATDNPGEVENYPANDQPKQGPVSGAVEANPVPVEDEHDSALHPCPSNERDSAMGLANLGADTETCVDVHSDKWTDVSISGSGEDFTSAKIASKKRNNPGDRITALDGSLVGSANDDESARERDGPFSPPQQRSVRPRVILDIASDSD comes from the exons ATGGCGTCGCCGGACGACCCCGTGCTCGCCGCTTGCAAG AACAACTTGAGCCACTTCAGAATAAAAGAACTCAAGGATGTCCTTGATCAGCTTGGACTTTCGAAGCAAGGAAAGAAGCAG GATCTAGTGGACAGAGTTATGGCAGTATTGATCAGTCAGCAAGATGAAG CCTCAGAAACCAATGGTTTACCAAAGGCAAAAATGGTGCTGAAAATAGTGGAGGACACTTTTAG aaaaatgcaagaggcTACAAATACTGTAACGCCCTCAAGGAGCCACGGCAGtgttaagcctaaaaagaaacctGAGTCTGCTCAGGCAGTTAAGGTTCGTTGCCCTTGTGGTGACTCCAAGCCAAATGATTCCATGATTAAG TGTATTGATCCACAATGCAACATGTGGCAACATGTTGGCTGTGTTATCATACCCGATGCTGAGAAGTCTGCAGACAATATTTCTCCTGAATTACCTTCCTGCTTTTATTGTGAAGTGTGCCGACTTAGCAGGGCTGATCC TTTTTGGGTCACCATGCACCATCTATTACTCCCTGTCTTAATAGGACCCTCTACTGTAGCAGCAGACGG GTCATATACTGTACAGTATACCGCAAAAAGCTTTCAGCTTTCAAGAACTAATAGAGAAATGCTACAGCAAGCTGAATGTGATGTTCAG GTTTGGTGTATCCTTCTCAGTGACAAAGTGCCTTTTAGGATGCAGTGGCCTTTACACTCTGACATGCAAGTTAATG GTATTTATGTTAGGGTGGTTAACAGGCAACCCCACCAAAAGTTAGGGGCCAATGGTAGAGACGATGGTCCACTA TTAACAGATTACCTGAAGGAGGGACCTAACAAGATTTCTCTATCGAGAAATGACTCTCGTACTTTCTGTTTGGGGATCAGAATTGCCAAGAGGAGATCTCTAGAACAG GTCCTAAATTTGGTGCCAAAGGAACAAGATGGTGAAAAGTTTGATGATGCCCTTGCTCGTGTGCGTCGCTGTGTTGGTGGTGGAGCTGAGGCAAATAATGCAGACAGTGATAGTGATATCGAAGTTGTGGCTGATTCTGTCTCCGTGAATCTTCGGTGCCCT ATGACTGCTTCAAGGATCCAGATTGCTGGTAGGTTCAAGCCCTGTGCTCACATGGGTTGTTTTGATTTAGAAGCTTTTATTGAAATAAACCAACGTTCCCGGAAG TGGCAATGTCCAATTTGCCTGAAGAATTACTCTCTAGAGAACATAATAATTGATCCTTACTTCAATCGCATTACTTCTTTG ATCAAAAGTTGTGGAGATGGTACGTCTGAAATTGATGTCAAGCCTGATGGTTCCTGGAGAGTTAAGGGCAGAGCTGAACTGAAGGACCTTGTACAGTGGCATCAACCAGATGGTACTCTCTCTGTGGCCACAGATACAGCAGCCAAACCTGAAATTTGCATTGTAAAGCATGAGGTTAAAGAAGAGCCGCTGTCTGAAGAGGTGGGATGTCTTAAGTTGGGACTTAGGAAAAAAAGCAACGGCCAGTGGGAAATTAGCAAGATAGGGGATGCTGATCTGGTGCCATCTTCTGGTAATGACCATTCAAGAtacaatgaaaacaaaaactgcaTCACTCTCTCAAGCAATATTGGTGATACAAACATTACAGATGAAGGTTATAATTTAGAGCCAGCAACAAATGGTGATCCTACAACCCATGTCCATGATCTTGATTCTTCATCCTCAGATCAAAATGGTCCTCCAGCATCAACAGGGCAGGATATAATAGTTTTGAGTGActcggatgatgatgatgtcatGGTGTTGTCTCCTGGTGCTGTGAACTGTGGCTCGACGCATGACACTggaaatatgtttccactcaacACACCTGAAAATTTAGGAGTGTGTAGCGAACAAACTGGTGTATGCCCAAAGGAAAGCTCATTTGTTGCATTAAGAGAAGGTTTTGGTGACCTGGGATTGTCCTTTTGGGAATGTCCTAGGAGTCCCCGAGATGATCCTACTTCCCAGATACTTGATACCAGTACAAAGGCAACAGATAATCCAGGTGAAGTGGAAAACTACCCTGCCAATGATCAACCTAAGCAAGGCCCAGTTTCTGGGGCGGTAGAAGCAAACCCGGTGCCAGTGGAAGATGAACATGATAGCGCATTGCATCCTTGTCCATCAAATGAAAGAGATAGTGCCATGGGTCTTGCTAACCTGGGAGCAGACACTGAAACATGTGTTGATGTCCATTCCGACAAATGGACAGATGTCAGCATTAGTGGCTCTGGTGAAGATTTCACTAGTGCCAAAATTGCATCTAAGAAAAGGAACAATCCTGGAGACAGAATAACAGCTTTAGATG GTTCACTTGTCGGAAGTGCAAATGACGATGAGAGCGCCCGAGAGAGAGATGGTCCTTTCTCACCACCACAGCAGCGTTCAGTTCGGCCAAGAGTGATACTAGACATTGCCTCAGATTCTGATTAG